A DNA window from Helianthus annuus cultivar XRQ/B chromosome 15, HanXRQr2.0-SUNRISE, whole genome shotgun sequence contains the following coding sequences:
- the LOC110911034 gene encoding subtilisin-like protease SBT1.7 has protein sequence MNALYNHTTTLIFFFTTMNLITPITFTILLTFCYVSVAKKNTYIVHMASHRIPANFHNNHTHWFHSSLHSISESANMIYTYHNVIHGFSTKLSAQQAKSLKNLPGVLSVLPELRYELHITRTPEFLGLEQNNNLLPQSSGEGDVIIGILDTGVWPESKSFDDTGMGPVPHAWKGACETGTNFTVFNCNRKLIGARFFASGYEATVGPIDESKENRSPRDDDGHGTHTSTTTGGSVVAGANLLGYAPGVARGMAPRARVAVYKVCWMGGCFSSDILAGMDMAVADNVNVLSLSLGGGSAEFYRDSVAIGAFAAMEKGIFVSCSAGNAGPASYTLSNVSPWITTVGAGTLDRDFPAYVSLGNGKNYSGVSLYRGPALSNTMLPIVYAGNASSSTSGGLCMPGSLIPDMVKGKIVLCDRGINSRVQKGSVVKEAGASGMVLTNTAANGEELVADAHLLPATLVGLKAGDEIRKYVTSDSNPTATILFEGTKLGIQSSPMVAAFSSRGPNTITPEILKPDILAPGVNILAGWSGSAGPTGLSEDTRRVEFNIISGTSMSCPHVSGLAALLKSAHPDWSPAAVKSALMTTAYTTYKNGKMIEDLATGNPSTPFDHGAGHVDPVSALEPGLVYDITADDYFDFLCALNYTTTQIQLITKRNTTCDSTKTYSVGNLNYPSFAVVVPLDSAGKSGATTVINHTRTLTNVGPASSTYKVSAYSGSNSVGITVVPETLTFSQVNEKKVYTVVFTAGAMMVNSNVFGRIEWSDGKHVVGSPVVVSW, from the coding sequence ATGAATGCTCTATATAACCATACTACAACTctcatcttcttcttcaccaCCATGAACTTAATCACACCCATCACCTTCACTATTCTCCTTACTTTTTGCTATGTTTCAGTTGCCAAGAAGAATACTTACATTGTCCACATGGCCAGTCACCGCATTCCGGCCAATTTCCACAACAACCACACGCACTGGTTCCACTCATCGCTACATTCGATATCCGAATCGGCAAACATGATCTACACTTACCACAACGTCATCCATGGTTTCTCAACAAAGCTATCCGCCCAACAAGCGAAATCACTTAAAAACCTTCCCGGAGTTCTTTCTGTGTTGCCGGAACTGCGATATGAGCTCCACATTACACGCACACCCGAGTTTCTCGGGCTCGAGCAAAACAACAACTTGTTGCCACAATCTTCCGGGGAAGGTGATGTCATTATTGGAATTTTGGATACCGGTGTCTGGCCGGAGAGTAAGAGCTTCGACGACACCGGTATGGGACCAGTTCCGCACGCGTGGAAAGGCGCGTGCGAAACTGGTACCAATTTCACGGTTTTTAATTGTAACCGGAAGTTGATTGGAGCACGGTTTTTCGCGAGTGGTTATGAGGCCACTGTGGGCCCCATTGATGAATCCAAGGAGAATAGATCTCCGAGAGATGATGATGGGCATGGGACCCACACTTCCACAACCACTGGTGGGTCGGTGGTTGCAGGAGCTAATTTATTGGGGTACGCCCCGGGTGTAGCCCGAGGAATGGCTCCCCGGGCTAGGGTTGCTGTGTACAAAGTTTGTTGGATGGGTGGTTGTTTTAGCTCGGATATATTAGCAGGTATGGATATGGCGGTCGCGGACAATGTTAATGTTCTGTCATTGTCGCTTGGCGGTGGAAGTGCGGAGTTTTACCGTGATAGTGTTGCGATCGGGGCGTTTGCGGCTATggaaaagggtatttttgtatCTTGCTCCGCGGGTAATGCCGGACCCGCTTCTTATACTTTATCTAACGTGTCGCCATGGATAACAACCGTCGGTGCCGGGACTTTGGACCGTGATTTTCCGGCTTATGTTAGTCTTGGTAACGGGAAAAACTACTCCGGTGTGTCGTTGTATAGAGGTCCAGCACTGTCGAATACAATGTTGCCGATTGTGTATGCTGGAAATGCGAGTAGTTCGACGAGTGGTGGTCTTTGTATGCCGGGGTCATTGATACCAGATATGGTGAAGGGAAAGATTGTACTTTGCGACCGTGGCATAAATTCTCGGGTTCAAAAGGGTTCGGTAGTCAAAGAAGCCGGTGCTTCGGGTATGGTTTTGACGAACACGGCAGCAAACGGTGAGGAACTTGTAGCGGACGCGCATTTATTACCCGCGACCTTGGTAGGTCTAAAAGCCGGTGACGAGATTCGGAAATATGTAACTTCCGATTCTAATCCAACGGCCACAATTTTGTTTGAAGGGACAAAACTAGGAATACAGTCGTCACCAATGGTGGCGGCTTTTAGTTCCCGCGGACCCAATACCATCACGCCAGAAATTCTAAAACCTGACATTCTGGCGCCAGGTGTCAACATTTTAGCAGGATGGTCTGGGTCCGCGGGACCTACCGGTTTATCAGAAGACACCCGGCGTGTAGAATTCAACATAATATCCGGCACGTCAATGTCATGTCCTCACGTGAGCGGACTTGCAGCTCTACTCAAGTCGGCTCATCCCGACTGGAGTCCAGCAGCCGTTAAGTCCGCTCTCATGACCACCGCTTACACGACATACAAAAACGGAAAAATGATTGAAGATCTCGCCACCGGCAACCCCTCCACCCCGTTCGACCACGGTGCTGGACACGTGGACCCGGTATCCGCCCTCGAACCCGGGTTGGTCTACGACATCACCGCCGACGACTACTTCGATTTCTTATGTGCACTAAACTACACAACAACACAAATCCAATTGATCACAAAAAGAAACACCACATGTGACTCTACTAAAACATACTCCGTAGGTAATCTCAACTACCCTTCTTTTGCGGTGGTTGTTCCATTGGATTCCGCCGGAAAAAGTGGTGCAACCACCGTGATTAACCACACAAGAACGTTAACTAATGTGGGTCCGGCTTCATCTACCTATAAAGTGTCCGCGTATTCCGGTAGTAATTCTGTAGGGATAACGGTGGTTCCGGAAACTTT